TTTATCCGATATTCAGTCTAGAGCAATTGTAGAAATGCGTTTGCGTCAATTAACAGGTCTTGAGCAAGACAAGTTAAGAGCAGAATATGAAGAAATCATGAAGTTGATTGATCACTTGAGAGCCTTACTTGCCGATGTTAATTTAAGAACAGCATTAATCAAAGAAGAGTTAGAAGAAATTCGTGATAAGTACGGTGACGAACGTCGTTCTGCCATTCAATATTCAGGTGGTGATGTAAGTATTGAAGATTTAATTGCCGACGAAAATGTGGTAATCACCATTTCGCATGCTGGTTATATTAAGCGTACTAACTTAACAGAATATAAAACCCAAAATAGAGGAGGAGTAGGTCAAAAAAGTGCGGGTACAAGAGATCAAGATTTCTTAGAACACATGTTTGTAGCTACTAATCATCAGTACATGATGTTCTTTACTCAAAAAGGGAAGTGTTTCTGGATGCGTGTCTATGAAATTCCAGAAGGAAGTAAAACGGCAAAAGGTAGAGCAATTCAAAACTTGGTCAACATAGAAAGTGATGATAAAGTTAAAGCGTTCATTTGTACCCAAGATTTAAAAGATAAAGACTATATCAATAGTCATAATCTTGTTATGGTTACTAAGCAAGGACAAGTAAAGAAAACATCTTTAGAGAAATACTCTAAACCTAGAGTCAATGGTGTTGCGGCAATTACTATTAAAGAAGGTGACGAATTACTTGAAGCTAAATTGACAAATGGGGAAAGCCAAATTATATTAGCTGTTAAATCAGGTAAATTGGTGCGTTTTGAGGAAACTAAAACCAGACCAATGGGTAGAACCGCTTCTGGAGTTCGTGGAATTACTTTAAAAGACGAAACTGATGAGGTAATTGGCATGGTTACTGTGGATAAAAATGACATAAACGATTCTCAAATTCTTGTTGTTACTGAAAATGGTTATGGTAAACGTACAAAACTTGTTGATGATGATGGAGAAGATGTGTATAGAATTACAAATCGTGGTGGAAAAGGTGTTAAAACATTAAATATTACCGAAAAAACAGGCCAACTGATTTCTATTAACGCGGTGACAGATGCTGATGATTTAATGATTATCAACAAATCTGGTTTAACGATTAGAATGGCAATTGAAGATTTAAGAGTAATGGGAAGAGCAACACAAGGTGTTCGACTTATAAACCTTAAAGGTAAAGATTCTATTGCGGCTGTTACCAAAGTGATGAAAGATGATGTTAATGAAGTTGTTGTTGATGAAGATGGTAATGTAATTGAATCGGCTACAATAGAGCGCATAAAACCAGATCTTGAAATCCTTGAAGATGAAGGAGTTGTTGAGGATGATGAAGACGATGACGAAGTAGTTGAAGACGAAGACGATGCTAACGAGGAAGCTGATGAAGACGAATCAGAAGAATAAAAATAGAAAATCAATTAAGAATAATTATTAAACAAACAGAGAATATTATGAATAGTAAATATGTAATACTAGCATCAACTTTATTGGTATCAGTAGCTACTTTTGCTCAAAAAGATCAAATTAAAGCAGCTGAAAAGGCATTAAAAAGCGGAAAAAGTCAAGAAGCTGTAACGCTATTAGCTGAAGCGGAACCGTTGATCGCTAACGCACCTGATGCTGAAAAAGCACAGTTTTATTTTGTAAAAGGAAATACATTATTGGATTTGGCTAATAAAAGTATTGATACTGATAAAAATTTATCTCAAGCAGCAGTTGCTTACCAAGATTTAATTGCTGCTGAAAAAGCTTCGGGTAAAGTTAAATTTACTGCACAAGCTGCTACTTCAATTACTGATATTAAATACAAATTGATTAATAATGCTATAGCAGATTCAAAGGTTGAA
This portion of the Flavobacterium sp. CECT 9288 genome encodes:
- the gyrA gene encoding DNA gyrase subunit A encodes the protein MSEGEKLIPINIEDEMKSAYIDYSMSVIVSRALPDVRDGLKPVHRRVLYGMYDLGVFSNKAHKKSARIVGEVLGKYHPHGDTSVYDAMVRMAQEWSMRYLLIDGQGNFGSVDGDSPAAMRYTEARMRKISEEIMADIEKETVDFQLNFDDTLYEPKVMPTRVPTLLINGATGIAVGMATNMPPHNLTEVINGTLAYIDNNEIEIDELMNHIKAPDFPTGGIIYGYEGVREAFKTGRGRIVMRAKVGFEEVDGRESIIVTEIPYQVNKADMIKRTADLVNEKKIEGIANIRDESDRNGMRIVYILKRDATPNVVLNTLYKYTQLQSSFSVNNIALVKGRPQMLNLKDMIHYFVEHRHDVVIRRTQFDLRKAEERAHILEGLIIASDNIDEVIALIKASKNTEEARTKLIERFNLSDIQSRAIVEMRLRQLTGLEQDKLRAEYEEIMKLIDHLRALLADVNLRTALIKEELEEIRDKYGDERRSAIQYSGGDVSIEDLIADENVVITISHAGYIKRTNLTEYKTQNRGGVGQKSAGTRDQDFLEHMFVATNHQYMMFFTQKGKCFWMRVYEIPEGSKTAKGRAIQNLVNIESDDKVKAFICTQDLKDKDYINSHNLVMVTKQGQVKKTSLEKYSKPRVNGVAAITIKEGDELLEAKLTNGESQIILAVKSGKLVRFEETKTRPMGRTASGVRGITLKDETDEVIGMVTVDKNDINDSQILVVTENGYGKRTKLVDDDGEDVYRITNRGGKGVKTLNITEKTGQLISINAVTDADDLMIINKSGLTIRMAIEDLRVMGRATQGVRLINLKGKDSIAAVTKVMKDDVNEVVVDEDGNVIESATIERIKPDLEILEDEGVVEDDEDDDEVVEDEDDANEEADEDESEE